One part of the Trichoplusia ni isolate ovarian cell line Hi5 chromosome 2, tn1, whole genome shotgun sequence genome encodes these proteins:
- the LOC113508020 gene encoding 39S ribosomal protein L28, mitochondrial — MASRIQSTARQLSKTFKKKSRFDIGIASELPTAYKKFWHEWKVLKPVAVHYIPQEGKWKRDDLTGEILPIQNIPIPLKYPNEIHEGIWGGEAVVKGFQKRDPRRRRVPHYWVPVIKRTVVKSEVLNTHLSVTVTDRTISLINDHYGFDHYLLKTPACDLVSMLALKLKKQILTELMNGCPRYAHDPERQKAVYEEYKTYLSSYTPEEIEWYGLSWYEALCKLAKQKEAANRPVPLKNMYRKNLVEKLKAAGIEAAKTPDELSNTTSWLSKMNPFGKKDEA, encoded by the exons aTGGCATCACGAATCCAG tcaaCAGCACGTCAACTATCTAAAACCTTCAAGAAAAAAAGTAGGTTTGATATTGGTATTGCTTCGGAATTGCCAACTGCTTACAAGAAATTCTGGCACGAATGGAAAGTCTTAAAGCCCGTTGCTGTCCACTACATCCCTCAAGAAGGGAAATGGAAACGTGATGACCTAACTGGAGAGATATTACCTATACAGAACATCCCGATACCATTGAAGTATCCGAATGAGATTCACGAAGGAATATGGGGTGGAGAAGCTGTTGTGAAAG gctTTCAGAAACGCGACCCGCGACGACGCAGAGTACCCCACTACTGGGTGCCTGTGATAAAGAGGACTGTAGTCAAGTCTGAGGTGCTGAATACCCACCTTTCGGTCACAGTCACCGACCGTACCATTAGTTTGATCAATGATCATTATGGTTTTGATCACTATTTATTGAAGACACCAGCATGTGACCTAGTATCCATGTTAGCTTTGAAGttaaagaaacaaatactaACGGAGTTGATGAATGGATGCCCTCGGTATGCACATGATCCTGAGAGGCAGAAAGCTGTTTATGAGGagtataaaacttatttgtcaTCC TACACTCCAGAAGAAATAGAATGGTATGGACTGTCATGGTATGAAGCCCTGTGTAAGCTAGCCAAACAGAAGGAGGCGGCTAATAGGCCTGTccctttaaaaaatatgtacagaAAAAATCTAGTAGAGAAGTTAAAAGCAGCAGGAATAGAAGCAGCAAAGACACCTGATGAACTGTC AAACACAACATCATGGCTTTCAAAGATGAATCCGTTTGGTAAAAAAGATGAAGCTTAG
- the LOC113508037 gene encoding protein lava lamp-like, with product MSDNKNNNPPETGQSDTADSNIASPSEVSSVTGSVKTSKTSQRMSSSSERQIKFERAQKCLENAALVSKRIKEHRKATAELLGRPFEEDDGGDTASEMASTMSEKTGYSVATDTSAAMSVQDALNIPGISESLANTLKQKELLMERIRQYKEISKKPMTKPTTIRRESTVEAKAEVKKAADNNDIMQLMNTIKDKENSLSVMQVKIKAMETTILDLQEMINEKDQIIEAKNKATTLMSDTLSKKEKDSLVLLEDTRQQMTKMQENFIVMESEWKEEKSKLLKEIETSHQKINSLEEANTILETSRFEISVAHSKLVEELESKNQEILQLQERIESLSQMAVEEPPIKEKDDVEEEKGSLEISGMAELTKKIELLEQLNCQIRQTNKELENKLATVNIEPKSPSSSAPGKKGSPLPTRKGGRNTAAKIKSPWSQLSSESLPQETDKKTAKTEIARLESVIQSLNKEILEKEYAIAQKDTLISELKLAPLIPEPKISVELVEVGVSTDVPEDVKEKLAQVDVEVKDQDSNLQSSPIDVSQSSVVLELEEKLKAAEEQIIILNDDIDAANKNMIKVKSNNKLKLKQLQKTIENFSKVSDSNAEIIKLNEELHQLSQKVAELEEEKGNLQLHLVDYDSGRLTDSDIYKKMVEMENLAETRLKAISVLEAQKFDLVQELHVLQQKNIEMEDKLADISQLQNEHVCTEMKSVQMEEQIDELIAAKKELELVIENIKLDKEHLNGTIKILQDEKDELAHKLENYIQENMELTDKLEKLSAEKVSSAESIEIVESLTTQEKLELEEYNKGISEDKPDDHHEEENVSSQNDKNIDILIQQREELNSKIELFTQERQEVMEKMAKIGSENESLLEKIANLNNQCSILENSIEMLNNEKQEIQDLNQELTRQIEDMKRERIEIMKESAEIAKPSAEDITDGAQAEVHHDDKSAGDKGNKGAKTVKQLTKEILKLKNTIKEREDEIADCQMKILSMEEQQQKQNEILKTNVSNENKIKSLTEENYQLRQELEVSKKDKESEQQLLQLKHSSELLQQELQKVHQEYAVNVASRDARINELENVLLEYEKQMYNYGNSLQQKDKELSEYINQITKLNDVSQKLKSTIELLEEEKSKDQNAELVKSLNKQIAVYQKKMAENEEKIKALDEEKMQLHCVKGELVNKNTNLETELKKLKDAFNEKQNIIKELQVQQQKHSEEMSTIMLQTKERDEEIHEIKLQLRKESIENEKLRNNIMDKETQINDLTQQIEETKEKLNHLSSEKDNSSERFVALETKNKELMEKLKKFAVTIKKKSAMYTELETHYEESQKQLSAKNEQLEQLLIQVDTLPALQDKLKHAEEEMNRLQSQKVALEQQKIQDINQYQTELKSFQERLVMSSQEISQLNDSVNILHKDLHFAREENMHLKSQIDALNNKLVEHEIEQRNNANLTTKISGLEADLSQKQMQIAELSNQVEHYERQQNQVQFGYDAKVQERDLYIENLEAEINKYKGRICRLEESISIMEDRRHSLERKADQLGTQLQEKQKAYSEYTSQEDELVGRLAVLMDHDRVLEKQLFEIDNENKELQFKVQHLNEDNQKLRKALSEIQEHYNVMLEKANKLDLIEPEVSKYQAQIRDLEANLKKVTHDHQSLVSQKKHEIEELEAEFNTQIENAIKEKKVLSEKYEKVNEYVSQLENKLQEYKTNIENLNINIEELHKVNHDLMEKSSKKEQPATPDYTEQYIGEINKLNAIVNNKSQNIAELSNTIQVQQMKTASLENSLFELSENLKASSFEIEQLQLAMNLLKQDNTELQSKLSEKEEQIRELKENQKLTFEMNIPKTEGMIISSTIEQLSGDNKGFDISSLESQIVSGMEEPSVESKHVVKKVSEHIQKQPGEENVVEPEIVAKKAYVCYTKDDEENVGPEVDPFNSDEGWGLGESEDVVDVSPDVTHLNVQIQQLKRDNEVLRTELETNNTKLIKALKKLKELKTNNEVLSKELKVAKQVSQSSFFDNAMEDELRLNVQDLEKKLDELNTEINKEKRDKESLRKQNEVFHNANDRLMEMKDKLESEIELWKFKFKEANDKLSTLQWGGETKDSQTVEQKSPVAGLDEDKFKDELLKIEKENDELQSMVDQLNTQNNELLSQQTLLKNEIGNLQTQLQQNKTASHNSEQLQSQLNQLQQNNDLLVKTNESLSEKLQNIEIQCNNLSENAEKYNIIKTQFDDLEKEKAEWIGIQSKLQDEVLSLKQLRSDDEDKISSLSTQLEDSKSKIIFLEEQQNLNKFQSADSLALAEKYSSIEQYCAELKHNLDDANAKISLLESENENSIQKSKEYQNQITELNAKIEQLNVENDTLLSTVAELRSSVSSAIDQRGFEIAELWKQHLAQREADFQKIETDLRTQLNTAEAKYEQLLENVQSSNQEETSKLVVIEQVTSLQNKLEDKEEHVRNLQTKYAEVMNQLDMLRSEVEDEKVAQENKLLEQQEEYEKVIQELTVNSHKNTQTYEETFKNIQNELMIFKSNNDGLNQVIEDLNGKIKEAEEKVIEVTNQLRLKESEIYQKTHDYTITLTQRNEEFENVRRQLIEYEKKIEELSYEKESELAVLRLKIHERDSHHEKAISEANAEKESILAALNDKIFECTNLNKQIVDLNKELENNSMKAAEMQAALENQEIEIVGLNDEITNLQNLLRSSSAKIQKHVSFASDTKPGTEGEQSENLMSKDLLDAVPRAELDLALYMLHQRDVRCEELTMELTQLLEERDTLQLRLSDSLRSNEEMKNKARIAGLEESMNSSQETISELPSFSIEKEFVDTHRGQTSRSSSISEMEGEKPKLQAKLTELRSVKHSRDVRFRQESEQRQLDLRLLSRDVANLPPEAVDQLAQAHHTLSRDSQSTSTVLLNWLRGKSTPKVVHM from the exons ATGTCggacaataaaaacaataatcccCCTGAAACGGGACAATCGGATACTGCTGACAGCAATATAGCATCACCTAGCGAAGTGTCTAGTGTCACAGGAAGTGTAAAAACTTCTAAG ACATCTCAGCGCATGTCATCATCTTCTGAAAGGCAAATAAAGTTTGAGCGTGCTCAGAAATGCCTTGAGAATGCTGCCCTTGTGTCAAAAAGGATTAAAGAACACCGAAAAGCTACTGCAGAATTACTTGGAAGACCATTTG AAGAGGATGATGGCGGTGACACTGCTTCTGAAATGGCTTCCACCATGAGTGAGAAGACTGGATACTCTGTGGCCACTGACACCTCCGCAGCTATGTCTGTGCAGGATGCTTTAAACA TACCTGGCATTAGTGAGAGCTTAGCAAACACCTTGAAACAGAAGGAGCTTCTCATGGAGAGGATAAGACAGTACAAAGAGATCAGTAAGAAACCCATGACTAAACCCACAACCATCAGGAGGGAATCAACGGTTGAAGCTAAAGCAGAAGTCAAAAAG GCGGCTGACAACAATGACATAATGCAACTTATGAACACGATAAAGGATAAAGAGAATAGTCTTAGTGTGatgcaagtaaaaataaaagcaatggAAACTACTATCCTAGACCTACAGGAGATGATAAATGAGAAGGACCAAATTATTGAAGCTAAAAATAAGGCAACAACTCTCATGTCGGATACTTTAAGTAAAAAAG aaaaagacTCCCTAGTTTTACTTGAAGACACAAGGCAACAAATGACAAAAATGCAAGAAAATTTTATAGTTATGGAATCTGAATGGaaagaagaaaaatcaaaattgttaaaggaaattGAAACAAGTCACcaaaaaattaatagtttagaaGAAGCAAATACTATTTTAGAAACCTCTCGTTTTGAAATTAGTGTCGCTCATTCCAAATTAGTTGAAGAATTAGAATCTAAAAATCAGGAAATACTTCAGTTGCAAGAGAGGATAGAAAGCTTGTCGCAAATGGCTGTAGAAGAACCACCTATTAAAGAAAAGGACGATGTAGAAGAGGAGAAGGGCTCTTTAGAGATTTCTGGTATGGCTGAGTTGACGAAAAAGATTGAGTTATTGGAACAATTGAACTGTCAAATTAGGCAAACAAACAAGGAACTAGAAAACAAACTGGCAACTGTAAATATTGAACCTAAATCACCAAGTAGTAGTGCTCCAGGCAAGAAAGGTAGCCCTCTTCCTACCCGCAAGGGCGGAAGAAACACGGCAGCCAAAATAAAATCTCCCTGGAGCCAATTATCCTCAGAGTCATTACCTCAAGAAACAGACAAAAAGACAGCAAAAACTGAAATCGCACGCCTAGAATCGGTAATACAATCCCTTAACAAAGAAATACTTGAAAAGGAATATGCAATAGCTCAAAAAGATACGTTAATATCTGAACTAAAACTCGCGCCCTTGATACCAGAACCTAAGATATCTGTTGAACTAGTAGAAGTTGGTGTTAGTACTGATGTGCCAGAAGATGTTAAAGAGAAACTTGCTCAAGTGGATGTAGAAGTAAAAGACCAAGATTCTAACCTACAATCTAGTCCTATTGATGTAAGTCAATCAAGTGTGGTACTGGAGCTAGAAGAGAAATTGAAGGCTGCTGAAGAGCAAATCATCATTCTAAACGATGATATTGACGCAGCTAACAAAAACATGATTAAAGTGAAGTCGAACAATAAATTGAAACTGAAACAGCTgcagaaaacaattgaaaacttCAGTAAAGTGTCAGATTCAAATGCAGAGATAATAAAGTTGAATGAAGAGTTGCATCAACTTTCCCAGAAAGTGGCTGAATTGGAGGAAGAGAAAGGCAATCTCCAATTACATCTTGTTGATTATGATAGTGGCagat TGACTGATTCGGACATTTACAAGAAAATGGTTGAGATGGAGAATTTAGCAGAAACGCGACTCAAAGCCATAAGTGTTTTAGAAGCGCAGAAGTTTGATCTGGTTCAAG aaCTTCATGTGTTGCAGCAGAAAAATATTGAGATGGAAGATAAATTAGCAGATATATCTCAACTCCAAAATGAACATGTTTGCACTGAAATGAAGTCCGTCCAGATGGAGGAACAGATTGATGAGCTTATAGCTGCTAAGAAAGAATTAGAACTTGttatagaaaacattaaattagaCAAAGAACATCTTAACGGGACTATTAAAATCCTTCAAGATGAGAAAGATGAGTTAGCTCATAAATTAGAGAATTACATCCAAGAAAACATGGAGCTAACAGACAAACTCGAAAAACTAAGTGCCGAAAAAGTTAGTTCCGCAGAATCAATTGAAATTGTAGAGTCACTGACTACACAAGAGAAACTTGAGCTTGAAGAGTACAACAAAGGCATAAGTGAGGACAAACCTGATGACCATCATGAAGAGGAAAATGTTTCTTCCCAAAACGATAAGAACATAGACATCTTAATTCAACAAAGAGAAGaattaaatagcaaaattgaaTTATTCACACAAGAAAGACAAGAAGTTATGGAGAAAATGGCCAAAATAGGATCAGAAAATGAATCCTTACTCGAAAAGATAGCCAATCTGAATAACCAATGcagtattttagaaaatagtaTAGAAATGCTAAATAACGAAAAACAGGAAATACAAGATTTGAACCAAGAGCTTACACGACAAATTGAAGATATGAAGCGTGAGAGAATTGAAATAATGAAAGAGTCTGCTGAAATAGCGAAACCATCCGCTGAAGACATTACTGACGGAGCGCAGGCTGAAGTACATCATGATGATAAGTCTGCCGGAGATAAGGGCAACAAAGGAGCAAAAACAGTGAAACAACTCacaaaagaaatacttaaattgAAAAACACTATCAAAGAAAGAGAAGACGAGATTGCTGATTGTCAAATGAAAATACTGTCCATGGAAGAACAACAGCAAAAACAAAACGAGATACTAAAGACAAATGTgtctaatgaaaataaaataaaatctttaacagAGGAAAATTACCAATTGAGACAAGAATTGGAAGTTAGTAAGAAGGACAAGGAATCTGAACAGCAGTTACTCCAACTAAAACATTCTAGTGAATTATTACAACAGGAATTACAAAAAGTCCATCAAGAATACGCTGTTAATGTTGCGTCACGTGACGCGAGGATAAATGAACTTGAGAACGTTTTGTTGGAGTAcgaaaaacaaatgtataacTATGGAAATAGCCTACAGCAGAAAGACAAGGAGCTGTCAGAGTACATCAaccaaataacaaaactcaatgATGTTTCACAGAAACTTAAATCCACTATTGAATTACTCGAAGAAGAAAAGTCCAAAGACCAAAATGCAGAGCTTGTTAAATCGCTTAACAAACAGATCGCTGTCTATCAGAAAAAGATGGCCGAAAACGAAGAAAAAATCAAAGCACTAGATGAAGAGAAAATGCAACTCCATTGCGTGAAAGGAGaacttgttaataaaaatacaaacctCGAAACAGAATTGAAGAAGTTAAAAGACGCCTTTAATGAgaagcaaaatattattaaagaattgCAAGTACAACAACAGAAGCATTCCGAAGAAATGTctaccataatgttacaaacTAAAGAAAGGGATGAAGAAATTCATGAAATCAAATTGCAACTAAGAAAAGAATctatagaaaatgaaaaattgcgTAATAACATCATGGACAAGGaaacacaaattaatgatttaacACAGCAAATTGAAGAAACCAAAGAAAAGCTGAATCACTTATCGTCAGAGAAAGACAATTCATCTGAACGATTTGTGGCATTAGAGACGAAAAATAAAGAACTGATGGAGAAATTAAAGAAGTTTGCAGTTACGATTAAAAAGAAGTCCGCAATGTACACTGAACTAGAGACACATTACGAAGAATCTCAGAAACAACTTAGTGCTAAGAATGAACAGTTAGAGCAACTCCTTATTCAAGTTGACACACTCCCTGCCTTACAAGATAAACTGAAACATGCCGAGGAAGAGATGAATCGGTTACAATCGCAAAAAGTGGCTTTAGAACAGCAAAAAATACAAGATATTAACCAATATCAAACAGAACTCAAATCATTCCAAGAAAGACTTGTTATGTCATCTCAGGAAATATCTCAATTGAATGATTCAGTCAATATCTTACACAAAGACTTGCACTTTGCTCGAGAGGAAAATATGCATTTAAAATCACAGATTGACGCTTTAAACAACAAGTTAGTGGAGCACGAAATAGAGCAGAGAAATAATGCCAACTTGACCACAAAAATATCTGGTTTAGAAGCAGACTTAAGCCAAAAACAAATGCAGATAGCCGAGTTATCAAATCAAGTTGAACATTATGAGCGTCAACAGAATCAAGTACAGTTTGGATACGACGCTAAAGTGCAAGAACGAGACTTATACATCGAGAACTTGgaagctgaaataaacaagtataAGGGTCGTATTTGTCGCCTTGAAGAAAGTATTTCTATTATGGAAGATAGAAGACATTCTTTAGAGCGTAAGGCTGATCAATTAGGCACTCAGCTGCAAGAAAAGCAAAAGGCTTACTCAGAATATACTAGTCAAGAAGACGAGTTAGTCGGTCGTCTAGCTGTACTTATGGATCATGACAGAGTTCTTGAGAAGCAACTATTCGAGATTGATAACGAAAATAAGGAGTTGCAATTTAAGGTTCAACATCTTAATGAAGATAACCAGAAATTAAGGAAAGCCCTATCTGAAATTCAGGAACATTACAATGTAATGCTtgaaaaagcaaataaactcGACTTAATTGAGCCCGAAGTTTCTAAGTACCAGGCACAGATTCGTGATCTTGAAGCAAACTTAAAGAAAGTAACCCACGACCATCAGTCTTTAGTTTCGCAAAAGAAGCACGAGATTGAAGAACTCGAAGCAGAATTTAACACACAAATAGAGAACGcaattaaagagaaaaaagtatTGAGTGAGAAGTATGAAAAAGTTAACGAATACGTGTCTCAACTAGAGAATAAACTGCaggaatacaaaacaaacatagaAAACCTGAACATCAATATAGAAGAACTACATAAAGTTAACCATGACTTAATGGAGAAGTCGTCTAAAAAGGAACAGCCTGCAACACCAGATTATACAGAACAGTACATAGGcgaaattaacaaattaaatgctATTGTTAATAACAAGAGTCAAAACATAGCAGAACTTAGTAACACAATACAAGTTCAACAAATGAAGACAGCAAGTCTTGAAAATAGCTTATTCGAATTATCCGAAAACTTAAAAGCATCTTCTTTCGAAATAGAGCAATTGCAGCTAgcaatgaatttattaaaacaagataATACTGAATTACAATCCAAACTCTCTGAAAAAGAAGAACAAATTAGAGAATTGAAAGAGAATCAGAAACTGACGTTTGAAATGAATATTCCAAAAACTGAAGGTATGATCATTTCATCTACTATTGAACAGCTTAGTGGTGATAACAAAGGATTTGATATCTCATCTCTTGAATCGCAAATAGTATCTGGTATGGAAGAACCTTCTGTTGAAAGCAAACATGTCGTTAAGAAAGTCTCAGAACATATCCAAAAACAACCGGGAGAAGAGAATGTTGTGGAACCAGAAATTGTGGCGAAAAAGGCCTATGTGTGTTATACTAAAGACGATGAAGAAAATGTGGGTCCGGAAGTGGATCCCTTCAATTCTGATGAAGGTTGGGGCTTAGGTGAAAGTGAAGACGTAGTTGACGTATCACCCGACGTAACACACTTGAATGTCCAAATTCAACAGCTGAAGAGAGATAACGAAGTATTAAGAACGGAACTTGAAACGAATAACACAAAACTTATAAAAGcattaaagaaattaaaggAGCTTAAAACCAATAATGAAGTGCTCTCCAAAGAGCTTAAAGTGGCTAAGCAAGTTTCACAGTCTTCCTTTTTCGATAACGCAATGGAGGACGAACTTCGTCTTAATGTTCAAGATTTAGAAAAGAAGCTCGATGAACTaaatacagaaattaataaagaaaaacgtgACAAAGAATcgctaagaaaacaaaatgaagtcTTCCATAATGCCAATGATAGATTAATGGAAATGAAGGATAAACTAGAAAGCGAAATAGAACTGtggaaatttaaattcaagGAAGCTAATGATAAACTCTCGACTTTGCAATGGGGTGGGGAGACCAAAGACTCCCAAACAGTCGAGCAAAAATCCCCCGTTGCAGGTCTAGATGAAGACAAATTTAAGGATGAActactaaaaatagaaaaagaaaatgatgaatTACAGTCTATGGTAGATCAGCTAAACACTCAAAATAATGAGCTTCTCTCTCAGCAAACTTTATTGAAGAATGAAATCGGTAATCTTCAAACACAGCTGCAGCAAAACAAGACTGCAAGCCATAATAGTGAACAGTTACAAAGTCAACTTAATCAGTTACAGCAAAATAATGATTTGCTGGTGAAAACTAATGAGTCTTTGTcagaaaaattgcaaaatattgaaattcagTGTAACAATTTATCAGAAAATGCCGAGaagtataacataataaaaacacaatttgatgatttagaaaaagaaaaagcagaATGGATTGGCATTCAATCTAAATTACAAGATGAAGTACTATCCCTTAAACAATTACGTTCCGACGATGAAGACAAAATCTCTTCTTTGTCAACTCAACTGGAAGATTCTAAATCAAAGATAATTTTCCTCGAAGAGCAGCAGAACTTAAATAAATTCCAAAGCGCGGATAGTTTGGCTCTGGCTGAAAAGTACAGTTCAATCGAGCAGTATTGTGcagaattaaaacataatttagatGATGCAAATGCCAAAATATCACTATTAGAATCCGAAAATGAAAATTCGATTCAAAAGTCCAAAGAGTATCAGAATCAAATTACTGAACTTAATGCAAAAATCGAGCAATTGAACGTTGAAAACGATACTTTACTGTCTACTGTCGCCGAGTTGCGTTCATCTGTGTCCAGTGCAATAGATCAGAGAGGTTTCGAGATTGCGGAACTATGGAAGCAACATCTAGCGCAAAGGGAAGCAGACTTCCAAAAGATTGAAACTGATTTAAGAACGCAATTAAATACGGCCGAAGCTAAATATGAACAGTTATTAGAAAACGTACAGTCTTCTAACCAAGAAGAAACAAGTAAGTTGGTTGTTATTGAACAAGTTACCTCATTACAAAATAAGTTAGAGGATAAAGAAGAGCATGTAAggaatttacaaacaaaatatgcCGAGGTCATGAACCAGTTAGACATGTTACGTTCGGAGGTAGAAGACGAAAAAGTTgctcaagaaaataaattattagaacaACAAGAAGAATATGAGAAAGTTATTCAAGAACTTACTGTAAATAGTCATAAAAATACTCAGACTTATGAGGAAACCTTTAAGAATATACAAAACGAGCTTATGATATTTAAATCCAATAATGATGGACTAAACCAAGTAATTGAAGACTTAAATGGTAAGATAAAAGAAGCCGAAGAGAAAGTTATCGAGGTGACTAATCAACTTCGACTGAAAGAGAGCGAAATATATCAGAAAACCCATGACTATACTATTACACTGACGCAAAGAAACGAGGAGTTTGAAAACGTAAGACGGCAGTTGATCgagtatgaaaagaaaatagagGAATTAAGTTACGAAAAAGAATCCGAGTTAGCAGTTctaagattaaaaatacacgAAAGAGACAGCCATCATGAGAAAGCGATAAGTGAAGCAAATGCTGAAAAAGAGAGTATACTTGCAGCGTTAAACGATAAAATTTTTGAGTGTACAAATCTAAACAAACAGATAGTTGACTTGAACAAGGAGTTAGAAAATAATTCCATGAAGGCTGCAGAAATGCAAGCCGCCTTAGAAAACCAGGAAATAGAAATAGTCGGGCTTAATGACGAAATAACGAATTTACAAAACTTATTGCGGTCGTCTAGTGCTAAAATTCAAAAACACGTTTCATTTGCGTCTGATACCAAACCTGGTACTGAAGGTGAACAAAGCGAAAACCTTATGAGCAAAGACCTGTTGGACGCGGTGCCACGGGCTGAGCTAGACTTGGCCCTCTACATGTTACACCAGAGAGATGTGAGGTGCGAGGAACTCACCATGGAGCTAACTCAGCTGCTGGAGGAAAGAGATACCTTACAATTGCGGCTATCAGACAGTCTCCGGTCCAACgaagaaatgaaaaacaaagCGAGAATTGCAGGATTGGAGGAGTCGATGAACTCTAGTCAAGAAACAATATCTGAACTGCCGAGCTTTAGTATAGAAAAGGAGTTTGTTGATACGCATCGCGGACAGACGTCAAGAAGCAGCAGTATAAGTGAAATGGAGGGCGAGAAACCAAAGTTGCAGGCTAA GTTGACGGAGCTGCGTAGTGTGAAGCATAGCCGCGATGTACGGTTCCGGCAGGAGAGCGAGCAACGGCAGCTGGACCTGCGGCTGCTGAGCCGGGACGTGGCCAACCTGCCGCCTGAGGCAGTCGACCAGCTAGCGCAAGCGCACCACACGCTCT CTCGGGATTCTCAAAGTACGTCAACGGTTCTTCTAAATTGGCTGCGAGGGAAAAGTACACCAAAAGTAGTTCACATGTGA